The Helicobacter pylori genome includes a window with the following:
- a CDS encoding NuoB/complex I 20 kDa subunit family protein, giving the protein MQQAPVVLSTLDKLLNWGRSNSLWPLTYGLACCAIEMMATGGSRFDFDRFGTIFRASPRQSDVMIIAGTLTKKHAEFMRRLYDQMPEPKWVISMGSCANTGGMFNTYATVQGADRIVPVDIYLPGCAPRPETLQYALMVLQDKIRRSKAIKQDAPKRLV; this is encoded by the coding sequence ATGCAACAAGCACCGGTTGTTCTAAGCACTTTGGATAAATTATTGAATTGGGGGCGTTCTAATTCGCTTTGGCCTTTAACCTATGGATTAGCGTGTTGCGCGATCGAGATGATGGCGACAGGGGGTTCAAGGTTTGATTTTGACCGGTTTGGCACGATTTTTAGAGCGAGCCCTAGGCAATCGGATGTGATGATCATCGCTGGCACGCTCACTAAAAAACATGCCGAATTTATGCGCAGGCTTTATGATCAAATGCCTGAACCTAAATGGGTGATTTCTATGGGGAGTTGTGCTAACACGGGCGGGATGTTTAACACTTATGCGACCGTTCAAGGGGCAGACAGGATCGTTCCTGTAGATATTTACTTGCCCGGTTGCGCGCCGCGTCCAGAGACTTTACAATACGCTCTTATGGTTTTGCAAGATAAAATCAGACGCTCTAAAGCGATCAAACAAGACGCTCCTAAAAGGTTAGTGTGA
- a CDS encoding NADH-quinone oxidoreductase subunit C, giving the protein MVRKQSPYEDVQKQSRQHDPYKIIEPTPKKYLEGSAYEIIYNHLSYKHEVLDKYIETNTAVFWIKKDDIFSAATILRHLGYECLSEMSAIDLCAKKGHFELFYQFLGFSDSCKNRRRVRVKCVLLPNESVDSLSFLYRSANWSEREAYDLLGIVFDKHPYLKRLIMPHDWVGHPLLRSYPLKGDEFAQWYEVDKIFGKEYREVVGKEQRDSARVDEKDTFNFAKIGYEQGKGEELKEIEEKHAFKKIPFVKDLHKIAPTILKKRL; this is encoded by the coding sequence ATGGTAAGAAAACAATCCCCCTATGAAGATGTGCAAAAACAATCGCGCCAGCATGACCCCTATAAAATCATAGAACCCACCCCTAAAAAATATTTAGAGGGCAGTGCTTATGAGATCATTTATAACCACCTTTCTTACAAGCATGAGGTTTTAGACAAATATATAGAAACGAACACGGCGGTGTTTTGGATCAAAAAAGACGATATTTTTTCTGCCGCTACGATTTTAAGGCATTTGGGTTATGAGTGTCTGAGCGAAATGAGCGCGATAGATTTGTGCGCTAAAAAAGGGCATTTTGAATTGTTTTATCAATTTTTGGGTTTTAGCGATAGTTGTAAAAACCGCCGTAGGGTACGCGTGAAATGCGTTCTATTGCCTAATGAGAGCGTGGATTCTTTGAGTTTTTTATACCGATCGGCTAATTGGAGCGAAAGGGAAGCGTATGATTTGCTTGGCATTGTGTTTGACAAACACCCCTATTTGAAACGCCTTATCATGCCGCATGATTGGGTAGGTCACCCCTTGTTGCGTTCTTACCCGCTCAAAGGCGATGAATTCGCCCAATGGTATGAAGTGGATAAAATTTTTGGCAAAGAATACCGAGAAGTGGTGGGCAAAGAGCAGAGAGACAGCGCGAGAGTGGATGAAAAAGACACTTTCAATTTCGCCAAAATTGGCTATGAACAGGGCAAGGGCGAAGAATTAAAAGAGATAGAAGAAAAGCATGCGTTTAAGAAAATCCCTTTTGTCAAAGATTTGCACAAAATCGCCCCCACTATCTTAAAAAAGAGGCTATAA
- the secG gene encoding preprotein translocase subunit SecG, giving the protein MTSALLGLQIVLAVLIVVVVLLQKSSSIGLGAYSGSNDSLFGAKGPASFMAKLTMFLGLLFIINTIALGYFYNKEYGKSVLDETKTNKELSPLVPATGTLNPALNPTLNPTLNPLEQAPTNPLMPQQTPNELPKELAKTPSVESPKQNEKNDANKENKENNIKGVEKTKEDTKTPPTTHQKPKTHATQTNAHTNQKKDEK; this is encoded by the coding sequence ATGACAAGCGCTCTGTTAGGCTTACAAATTGTTTTAGCGGTATTGATTGTGGTGGTGGTTTTGTTGCAAAAAAGTTCTAGCATCGGCTTAGGGGCTTATAGCGGGAGCAACGATTCTTTATTTGGCGCTAAAGGACCCGCAAGCTTTATGGCGAAATTGACCATGTTTTTAGGGCTGTTATTTATCATCAACACCATCGCTTTGGGCTATTTTTACAACAAAGAATACGGCAAGAGCGTTTTAGATGAGACTAAAACCAACAAAGAACTTTCGCCCCTAGTCCCTGCCACCGGCACGCTTAACCCTGCACTTAATCCCACATTAAACCCAACGCTCAATCCTTTAGAGCAAGCCCCAACTAATCCTTTAATGCCACAACAAACGCCTAACGAACTCCCTAAAGAGCTAGCCAAAACGCCTTCTGTTGAAAGCCCCAAACAGAATGAAAAAAATGATGCCAATAAAGAGAATAAAGAGAATAATATAAAGGGCGTTGAAAAAACCAAAGAGGATACAAAAACGCCCCCAACCACCCACCAAAAGCCTAAAACGCATGCGACACAAACCAACGCCCATACAAACCAAAAAAAGGATGAAAAATAA
- a CDS encoding SIR2 family NAD-dependent protein deacylase — translation MKNLVILSGAGISAESGIKTFRDADGLWEGHDIMEVASPYGWKKNPQKVLDFYNQRRRQLFEVYPNKAHEALAELEKHYQVNIITQNVDDLHERAGSSRILHLHGELLSVRSQKDPNLVYRWEKDLNLGDLAKDKSQLRPDIVWFGEAVPLLKEAISLVKQAHLLIIIGTSLQVYPAASLYTHAHKDALIYYIDPKAKNAHLPQNVQCINDSAVHAMQDLMPKLIEMAF, via the coding sequence ATGAAAAATTTAGTGATCCTAAGCGGGGCTGGCATTTCAGCAGAAAGCGGGATTAAAACCTTTAGAGACGCTGATGGCTTGTGGGAAGGGCATGACATCATGGAAGTTGCCTCGCCTTATGGCTGGAAAAAGAACCCGCAAAAGGTGTTGGATTTCTACAACCAAAGGCGCCGACAGCTTTTTGAAGTTTATCCTAACAAAGCCCATGAGGCTTTAGCGGAATTGGAAAAACACTATCAAGTTAATATCATCACCCAAAATGTAGATGATTTGCATGAAAGGGCAGGTTCTTCTCGCATTTTGCACTTGCATGGGGAATTATTGAGCGTTCGCAGCCAAAAAGATCCTAATTTGGTTTATAGGTGGGAAAAGGACTTGAATTTAGGCGACTTGGCCAAAGACAAATCGCAATTACGCCCTGATATTGTGTGGTTTGGCGAAGCGGTGCCTTTGCTTAAAGAAGCGATTTCTTTAGTCAAACAAGCGCATCTTTTAATCATCATTGGCACTTCTTTGCAAGTCTATCCGGCCGCTAGTCTCTACACGCATGCGCATAAAGACGCTCTCATTTATTACATTGACCCTAAGGCTAAAAACGCCCATTTGCCCCAGAATGTCCAATGCATTAATGATAGCGCGGTGCATGCCATGCAAGATTTAATGCCCAAACTCATAGAAATGGCCTTTTAA
- the pyrE gene encoding orotate phosphoribosyltransferase, whose translation MDIKACYQNAQALLEGHFLLSSGFHSNYYLQSAKVLEDPKLAEQLALELAKQIQEAHLNVECVCSPAIGGILAGYELARALGVRFIFTERVDNIMTLRRGFEVKKNEKILVCEDIITTGKSAMECAKVLEEKGTQIVAFGALANRGICKRTHSHLKAQEGACLPSHLPLFALEDFVFDMHKPSSCPLCATSVAIKPGSRGN comes from the coding sequence ATGGATATTAAGGCATGTTATCAAAACGCTCAAGCGCTATTAGAGGGGCATTTCTTGCTCAGCAGCGGGTTCCATTCTAATTATTATTTGCAATCCGCTAAAGTTTTAGAAGATCCCAAACTAGCCGAACAATTAGCGCTAGAATTAGCCAAACAAATCCAAGAAGCTCATTTGAATGTTGAATGCGTGTGCTCGCCTGCGATTGGGGGGATCCTGGCTGGGTATGAGCTTGCAAGGGCTTTGGGCGTGCGTTTTATCTTCACTGAAAGGGTGGATAATATCATGACATTAAGGCGTGGTTTTGAAGTCAAAAAAAACGAAAAAATTTTAGTGTGTGAGGACATCATCACTACAGGGAAATCCGCCATGGAATGTGCTAAAGTTTTAGAAGAAAAGGGCACTCAAATCGTGGCTTTTGGCGCTCTAGCCAATCGGGGCATTTGCAAACGCACCCATTCTCACTTGAAAGCCCAAGAGGGTGCGTGTTTGCCTAGCCATTTACCCTTGTTTGCTTTAGAAGATTTTGTTTTTGACATGCACAAGCCTAGCTCTTGCCCTTTATGCGCTACTAGCGTTGCTATAAAACCGGGAAGTCGTGGCAACTAA
- the frr gene encoding ribosome recycling factor codes for MLQAIYNETKDLMQKSVQALNRDFSTLRSAKVSVNILDHIKVDYYGTPTALNQVGSVMSLDATTLQISPWEKNLLKEIERSIQEANIGVNPNNDGETIKLFFPPMTSEQRKLIAKDAKAMGEKAKVAVRNIRQDANNQVKKLEKDKEISEDESKKAQEQIQKITDEAIKKIDESVKNKEDAILKV; via the coding sequence ATGTTACAAGCCATTTATAACGAAACCAAAGATTTGATGCAAAAAAGCGTTCAAGCTTTAAACAGAGATTTTTCCACTCTAAGGAGTGCGAAAGTTTCAGTCAATATTTTAGATCACATTAAAGTGGATTATTACGGCACGCCCACCGCTTTAAACCAAGTCGGCTCCGTGATGAGCTTGGATGCGACCACCCTTCAAATCAGCCCATGGGAAAAAAACCTGCTCAAAGAAATTGAACGATCCATTCAAGAAGCCAATATTGGCGTCAATCCTAATAACGACGGCGAAACGATCAAGCTTTTTTTCCCGCCCATGACAAGTGAGCAAAGAAAACTCATCGCAAAAGACGCCAAAGCGATGGGTGAAAAGGCTAAAGTGGCTGTGAGGAATATCCGCCAAGACGCTAACAACCAAGTGAAAAAATTAGAAAAAGACAAAGAAATCAGCGAAGATGAAAGCAAGAAAGCCCAAGAGCAGATCCAAAAAATCACCGATGAAGCCATTAAAAAAATTGATGAAAGCGTGAAAAACAAAGAAGACGCGATTTTAAAGGTCTAA
- a CDS encoding RDD family protein, which yields MATKKTKKNKTPKKKQALESPLKGLNLSLRLKAFITDIFMIYTPMLYIMTYVVLGSAKDFRENQSAIFLCLLFYALTHSFFIAFKSQSPGMRYAQFKLVKNNRKKVGFFLALWRFILWVSSMGLLIGFVTPFIFKFFLHDKLSGTHIEIIKEET from the coding sequence GTGGCAACTAAAAAAACCAAAAAAAATAAAACCCCCAAAAAAAAGCAAGCGTTAGAAAGCCCTTTAAAAGGGCTGAACCTCTCTTTGCGCTTAAAGGCCTTTATCACCGATATTTTTATGATTTATACCCCCATGCTTTATATAATGACTTATGTGGTTTTAGGGAGCGCGAAGGATTTTAGGGAAAACCAGAGCGCGATTTTTTTATGCCTGCTTTTTTACGCCCTAACGCACAGCTTTTTTATCGCTTTTAAATCCCAAAGCCCTGGCATGCGTTACGCTCAGTTTAAATTAGTCAAAAACAACCGCAAAAAGGTGGGCTTTTTTTTAGCTTTGTGGCGCTTTATTTTGTGGGTGTCGAGCATGGGGTTACTTATAGGGTTTGTTACGCCTTTTATTTTTAAGTTTTTTTTGCATGACAAACTCAGCGGCACTCATATTGAAATCATCAAGGAGGAAACATGA
- a CDS encoding NAD(P)H-quinone oxidoreductase subunit 3, whose amino-acid sequence MQQATEALNHPYFGVFVLLVFTFWVFNLTLRIQRFLSRKMAQKKGEKLKLAPYECGPVALKQPNRVSHHFYIMAMLFILFDVEIVFMFPWAIDFKKLGLFGLIEMLGFVFFLTIGFIYALKRNALSWQKLEVK is encoded by the coding sequence ATGCAACAAGCCACAGAAGCATTGAATCACCCCTATTTTGGCGTTTTTGTTTTGCTAGTATTCACCTTTTGGGTGTTTAACTTAACCTTAAGGATTCAAAGGTTTTTAAGCCGTAAAATGGCTCAAAAAAAGGGCGAAAAACTCAAGCTCGCTCCCTATGAATGCGGGCCTGTGGCTCTCAAACAGCCTAATAGGGTGTCGCACCATTTCTATATCATGGCCATGCTTTTTATTTTATTTGATGTAGAAATCGTTTTCATGTTTCCTTGGGCGATTGATTTTAAAAAATTAGGCTTGTTTGGGCTCATTGAAATGCTAGGCTTTGTCTTCTTTTTAACCATTGGTTTTATTTACGCTTTAAAGCGAAACGCTTTGAGCTGGCAGAAATTAGAGGTGAAATAA